Within Bombus fervidus isolate BK054 chromosome 3, iyBomFerv1, whole genome shotgun sequence, the genomic segment ACGATTTTGAATTTCAGTTGCGGTGGTGATGGCAACATGAAATGTGATCCACGAGTGTGTAGTCCGGAGCCGATGTTGAGGCAAATGATCGCAGCGGCTACGGCCAGAAGGAGGAGATGAGCCGACCAACACGATCCCGGGGATCCGTCGAACAAACATACGCACAAGGAAGTCTAGAGCAGGATCAGTGTTGTATAAaagtgaattaaaaatattctaaactaTCTAAATGTCGCGGAAACACAGACTGTAACGTGCTTCGGCGATCACGAACTGAGTGGCCAAAACCGTAAacgtttatattataatattatattatgttatataaagagaaaaaaaaagagaggaagaatgAGATAGAGATAGGAatagagaacgagagagagagtgagagagagcgcgagagagggagagatCGATGAGCACGTGTAATGGAAGGGACTAAaggaacaaaaaagaaagaaacgaagaatttaGCTATGTAAAACAAGGCTCGTTTTTAGTGCCAAACGTGAAACAGAAATAAGCAAACCAGTGGAACGAAAAGGGATATTAGTGGAGAAATATTTCGTGATAGTTCCATGTCTTACGccattatcttttttcttttttttttttttacacgtAAAAACGATGGTTataaaggaagagaaaaagcgattaatgaaaaaaagttGCTGAACGTACGAGACTTATGACTGTGCCTTCGTCAGTGCCGACAACAGCGGCACTAAACTTTCGTTCCGTGACAGCCAGATACGGCGCTAATTTTAGCCACGATCATCGTCGTTGAAGCTTGATATTCTCGAGGAATCGTCGTTAGGAATTAAATGTGGTGATGGGATACAAACGTTTAAAACGATAAATGCGTTTCAGTCGAACGCGaccaaaaaaagaaataaatagataaaaaagcgaagaaaatatacgaaCCTTGGTACATACGAAACGATTTCCTATACAGTGACATTGTAACAGCAATATCAGAGATTGTACGAGGGATAACCACGAGATCTTTTTTTCAGCGTAAAGCCTTGTTGATTTCCCGCGTACGATCGAATGCGTGAGAATTCGATTCACGCGACAAGAAATGTAAGCGCCACGTAGCACATTGCTCTTGTAATACCACTGTAGAAACTTGAACAACGATGATCCACGGCGATCTGCCGTACGATCGCGATAGATCCAAATCGTTTCATGGCTGACACGCGTCGTGCGCTAACGATCAGTCCACATCTACTCACGTCTGCTGACGTTCACGCGTGTTCGAATGCGATCGACAAGATACTAGAAATATCAACGCCGCAGATCCATGACAAACTGCCCAGTCAATAATTTCTTCCAACTATTTTTTACGCAACAACATTCCtctatagaatttttataatatcctTCGTCTTCCTATAAATCACGAACGCGATAATACACCGAATGTATAGAGTTGGTGGAAAAGacgtattaaaattataaaatccaCTAAGCATTCAAATTTAAACGCACCATGTCaactgaaaattatttcttccgATATATTTGAAAACATTTCTACAATATGCATGTAATTTAGAATATAGATTCCAAACATACGTAACTTGTTATTCTTTTGAtacataaatttgaaatatcattttataatgTTTAGAGTTTAAGATTCAAGGCGACGTCAGTCGTCGTTTAATATGTCGATTCCACCAATTGCACATACGAGTAAATTCCTTTCCTTATCGCGATAGATCCGTGTAATAAGCTAAGATCGTATTCAAGCACGCGCGCCTGTATGTGTGCGTGCGTCTGTGTGCATGGtacatttatatgttttaaagataaaatgaaaagaaagaaaaagccaCAAAGACAAGACGAAAGGTACGCGTATCTCAAAGCTCAAACAGCGGCTCGCGCGGAGGACCGAACGCGAATTTGCTTCTCCGGCGAGCTGGcgtcattatacatatatatataaatatatatataaatataaatatatacatttatacgaTTCTTTATACACACTGTACCCCCTAAAATAATAACACTTAACGATGTTCTATACGTTTGTATGAAagcatattaattatatctataCGATGATCGTTCTTCGTTCTCTAGTCTCAAAGTGTCGCGGGGATTGTGgttctacgatataacgtgtccACCACTTCACTCCTGCGATTTATCCGTAAACAGTCAATTAGAATTTGATACCCATTTTACTAAGCCATAGCGCGTGGAAAACACCCGAGGAACAAGCGGAAAGTGTTCGTTCACGTATACAAGGAGTCGAATGTGGAACACATTGTCAGAAACGCTTTGAGACTCTGGAACTTGGGGCCGTTTAGATGTAATAGAACGAACGCTATTATTATCGCAGAAAGTACCACGCAAGATAGCTGTCCCTGTAATTTATGATACGAACGATAGACCACACGTATTAAAGTTCTGTCTTCCTGAAAAAATTCTGTCTTCAAGCGAATCCCGTCGAATGCTTTTCTGTATATGCGTTCGTTAATTTAGCTCGTAATTTCCCCGGACAAACGATCGAACGTGAAACATTCGCGAATAAACGCGGTCTGAAAAACACGAGTATGAATAGGGAAGAAATTTCTGCCGGAAGGAATTAGGAGAACGTAGTGTAACCATAGTGCTTCCAATGGCAACTCGATCGTGATATAAATGGCCATATTATTACTGTCACTGTCTCGAAGATTATCTTTACATACGTAAACACATCCGATAATAAAGTTACAATACATAGAATTCACGAAAACCTTCTTTATATCTAAACTGTCTATACGTCGATTTAGCCCAAAGACAAATATTTAAGGagcatttaaaataaagtagAGTCTTTGTACATGAACCAATGCATGACTAATgagattaaatattcaaaatgaaCGATTTGGTTGGTGATGTAGAATCTAGGTTGGTCGATTGACACGTTCAATGCATATCTGAATTGACCTACTTTTACAATATGTACATAAGGGAATTGTACgttttttaagatattttccTAATAATTCATATCAAGCAAATACttgaattttacgatatagaaatagattttctaaaataattatttgtgaCTTTTAAAAGTCACAAAATTTGGAAACGAAGCTTTTGGGATGGTCTCGTGAAGAACACATACGATACCGAAATAGGACTCAAATGAAAATGATTCATTAGCATATGGCATTACAGGTAGTGGAAATCGAATCAACAATGAACGtattaatgatatattttttataattaaaacacgGTCGGGTGGCCACCTTGCGCTATCTATTCGAGGAATGAAAGTTCTTATTGCTATTCATAAATGCAGTCCATTAGGAAAGTGCGATAGCACAATATCTTTCTATAAAAACGTTGAAGCTAACAGAGCTCGACAatcttcaaatataatttcccCTGCGATTAAACGTGAACTCGTTTCTCGCGTACGAACCAATCGTAATTTCAGTACTTACGCGCAATCGAATCGGCTCTTTTTTAAACTAACGATTTTAGTAATTAGTCGAGCCTAGTATTTATCTTAATATCCACTCATAGCGATAGTATATTATACGGGCTAAGATGCAACAAGGTCGTAATTTGAATCGTCGAATAGTGTTATCGACTAATGTTTTAGGACTGTAGGTAGAACCACATAGAACCCTATACTAAATTCAAAATTACacaataaaaacaaatgaCGAACTATGACTAatctatttcatttattaagtagaaaattaaatgaccttttaataattagaaattagacTATTATTAATCATcgtctaatattattaaataaaaagctaaaaatacaaattagtactttaatatattgaaaaacaaaaagagggattttaatatatgtaaatataaatttttattccatgtattacatacatatgcatacATGGCCATGACAGTGGGTCCTTATGTGGTCATATTTCTATCAATTCGTCTCAGCACCATGATTACTGACTAATAAGTACTGTCGACTACTGACAAGTTTTACAATCTCGTTATATCGTGGCTCGTACTATACCGAAGGTAAAACGAGTATCGAGTTGTTACGACGGTACGTTTATATGATATAGATGTGTAACTGTAACGTAACACATAGGATgcatgtaattaattaacaactgcGTGCTCAGCGTTGGTAAAAATCTTCTCCGTCGTGTCACAAACGATCAATCCGTCGCGGCTGATGAACGTGTTCTTTGACAACGCAAACGAGCTACGCAcctttatacatattatatatatatatatatatataaatatagatatatataaatataaatacatgatATTTATACACAGAATGACCAATTTTCATCTGGTACCAATAGTCTTCTAGCGCGAACGTTTACCGCATCGCGATAGTTCTTCGATTATagaaatcgattttcaatgGAAGCCGAATTGTAGATTAGAATTGATCATGCTGTGAATAGCGAGACGAATATTAACTATGCACAGTACGCGAATATACTCAAGATGCTCGTGATAAATTTCtcggatatttcttctttctgtcttctcttctttcatttcgttcgttcgttcgtttactTTCCTCCTCCATcctttatttgtttcatttttgtaatcaATTACGAACAACCACGATGACAGTTATCCCCATTATTATCAGCATAATTATCCATTATTCGCCACGTGTAATAATATGTGATACATAAAGAAACGAGCGAGCCGAGGGTATCTCGGTGGTTCTGACTGTATGGAAGTAGGTTAGATTTGACAGTACGTGCTAGTATAAAGTGTCcttttatatagaataaacGATTTTGTATGTCTAATTTCCATCTACTCTCTGATTCTCACTACCTTCCCTTACAAGGGGATATTAATGGTTCGAgttaaagaatatttgaataaaacatTATTCAAAAATGATACAACAATTGATTGCATgtagtaattattaaaaatttgctgATTTATTTCACATACATGGTTAATAGTTTTGCTAATAATAAACAGCCAGGAAATAGCAGCTAAGTTTATTTGCTTCTTCTTTGTTACTCCTGTCCActtattttgttttcattaaaatcgatCGTATTCCAGAAGTTTATGTTTGCAAAGTCGCTACTAGTTTCCATCTTTATGTTTCGTGGATTAGCTATATGAAGatattgaaattctttttcattggGATTTAATGTTTGCCATTGAACATCGCCGGCACGTGGTTTACtgaagtattttaaaatttttattaagaatatatttaaacagcAAATCgagataattaaagaaaaagtaaaaattttaagtaaCATACCCCTCTATAGCAAATGACGTGTAAAAATCGAGCAATATTTGTTGCATTTTCAAGTCATTCGGTCTCGAAACGTTTGAAATTCTAGTATCAAACACAAGAAATGCATCATCTCCATGGCTTACCCCTAATCCATCcggtaaatttaaaagaaaaatattaacttaATAACTACTAGTAAGGTTTAAGCTtagaaatatatagtataataatatgaaataataataatattaaattttattaataccaTAATCACGAGATTATAAAGTAACTTACCAAAGTTCTTGGTAGAACCACCACTCACAATTTCACTAACGCTATGCATAGATCTGTAACTGTAGTAATAAGTCCACACCGgacttttgttaatttttgcgTGCAAAATGACAGCTTTCTGAAAATCAACGGCGAACATCCGATCACCTATCATATGTGTCACCGACAATGATGTGTTACTGTCAATAGGTTTAGATCCCAAATAATACTTCCTAATTTTTTCCGCAACCTCTTTATGTTGATTAAGAGGAAGAGTATCGTTATAGTCAAGCAAATATGGTGCAATATTATCCCAGTCATCGTTCAACTGCTTCAACTGTTGATCATTATCAACGAATTCTACTCGAAAAAAACTATGTATTTTACGTGGCAGTACACATAGAATTAATactattattgtataaaatcagACCTGCTGAGATGCATAATCCTTCTTCGCTAACTACTCCAGAAATCCAGGGAACATCGTATGCTTCGCCACTAACGATAATATCGATTGGCGAACGTGTAATAAAAGGGTTGGGTCCATATTTGTCAACAACTGGTCCAAAAGGTACACAATGATCAGGCTGTGATTAAAGATTTGAAACTTATATGAAAATagatataattgtaattgtacaatatcaagataaaaaaatagtaaCAATTTACCACTTCGCTAATAGCTTGCGATATAATTCGCGCAGGACGAGTTTGGAGACAATTGACCATTTCTTTTGTATTACGTGTTGGACATCCTAAAGTAACTGCGAATCTTCTAGCCTTATCAGGAGCATATTTTGTCTGTGCCCAAGGAGTGAGTGCCACGCCACTTATCGATATTCCTCctacataaaatatacaatataaaatataaaatatctctcATATTAACTCGACAAtaacataaagaaaaataaccaCTTACTTTGGAAAAGACCAGCACTTAAGCGTGACAAATAATGATAATGGACGCTGGCACTACCTGCACTAAAACCAAAAATAGTTGTTTGGTTCGGATCTCCACCGAAACTTCTAATATGATTATGCACCCAACGCAAAGCCACGTTCTGATCTTTCAATCCCATATTTCCAGGTACTACACTGTCACCGGTACTGAAAAAGCCTTAAACAAACACATTTTCCGGATCTTGTTATAAGTATAACATATGAATACTTTTAGCTTCTCGTGATCGAAAGGTCTACCAATTTGAGTAAACCAacaaaatcaattaaaaatcaagtggcttttaaatttattaaattagttaaatcttttaaattagtAGTCAACTGGTACTATTAATACTAAATTTTTGGAATAAAACCTTTCCATTATTATTCTTACCAAAGAATGCTAGACGATAATTAAAAGTGACCAGGATAACATCACGGTCCATTATAAGCGTTTCGTTAACTTCGTTTCCGCTACCAAACTGATAACCTCCTCCGTGTATCCAAAACATCACTGGTAACAAGGATTCATTGCCATTCCTGAacggtatataaatattcatatataagCAATCCTCACATCCCGTAACTTTGTCTCCATTTTGAGGGGTagataatatatcatattggGTGCAAACAGAACCTTTCTCCACGGCGGGTAACTCATTTATCCATTCTTGCACGGGCTGCGGTGGCTGTAATTTCACAATATTCTATTTAAGTATCACGTTTCGTTAATCAAAAGGATTTTAGTTTCTTGACATAATTTTCCACGATTGTTCTACGTACTTCGAACCTAAGTTTTCCAACAGGCGGTTGCGCATagggaataccttcgtacgcCTCGTATTTCCTACCATGTCGAGAAATCTTATAATATCCGCGTATGTCCCCAAGAGACGTCCTGACTCTGGGTATCCGCTCATTCTGCCACGAAAAGTTCACAAATCCCAGCAGGAGCAAAGCGATAACTGATAGTTCCATTGCGTTCCTTTTGAAGTTACGTACATATCTGACGGATAGCAAGCCTGTAGCCTCTACAAAACTGCCCACAAGCATATGAAAATGCacattttaaattaacaatatgCTTTTACCGATTTACTTgccatataattaataattataccaGTTATACAGCTAATTGTTTTGCTGTCTAGTGATACAgttagtaattatatatcaaataatactGATTGCCCAGGTCTAATCAAGAGGAGGTGCTGCGAATGGAGACCCACCCTATCCGCGACCCATCCACCCTTCTGTTGCAAAACAAAATCTTAATAATTCATCATCAAATAAATGCTTCTTTTGGTGTGCGTTTGCATCATGTTCAAAACAAACAGCAAAAGGAGCTTTGAGAAGAAAAACCGACGCGAAAACTAGAAACCTGACTAGGATTCATGAAAACGtaaaatctgaaaattaaattaaatcttaaGAGTTAAACGAAAAGAACAAGAGAATAAGATGAAATATGTaccatatataattaaat encodes:
- the Est-6 gene encoding venom carboxylesterase-6, with protein sequence MELSVIALLLLGFVNFSWQNERIPRVRTSLGDIRGYYKISRHGRKYEAYEGIPYAQPPVGKLRFEPPQPVQEWINELPAVEKGSVCTQYDILSTPQNGDKVTGCEDCLYMNIYIPFRNGNESLLPVMFWIHGGGYQFGSGNEVNETLIMDRDVILVTFNYRLAFFGFFSTGDSVVPGNMGLKDQNVALRWVHNHIRSFGGDPNQTTIFGFSAGSASVHYHYLSRLSAGLFQRGISISGVALTPWAQTKYAPDKARRFAVTLGCPTRNTKEMVNCLQTRPARIISQAISEVPDHCVPFGPVVDKYGPNPFITRSPIDIIVSGEAYDVPWISGVVSEEGLCISAEFVDNDQQLKQLNDDWDNIAPYLLDYNDTLPLNQHKEVAEKIRKYYLGSKPIDSNTSLSVTHMIGDRMFAVDFQKAVILHAKINKSPVWTYYYSYRSMHSVSEIVSGGSTKNFGVSHGDDAFLVFDTRISNVSRPNDLKMQQILLDFYTSFAIEGKPRAGDVQWQTLNPNEKEFQYLHIANPRNIKMETSSDFANINFWNTIDFNENKISGQE